One genomic region from Bos indicus isolate NIAB-ARS_2022 breed Sahiwal x Tharparkar chromosome 17, NIAB-ARS_B.indTharparkar_mat_pri_1.0, whole genome shotgun sequence encodes:
- the PRODH gene encoding proline dehydrogenase 1, mitochondrial isoform X5, which produces MGLRRTSWMHLSALCRRAPLSTAPAAREQPAAGPGAEPVCGPAETARPPVPAVDFGNTQEAYRSRRSWELARSLLVLSLCASPALLARHEQLLHLARKLLGQRLFNTLMKMTFYGQFVAGEDQESIRPLIQHNRAFGVGSILDYGVEEDLTPEEAERTEMESCSSALERDGCGVSKREKQFQAHRAFGDRRDGVTSARTYFYASEAKCDSHMETFLHCIEASGGASEDGFSAIKLTALGRPQFLLQFSDVLTKWRRFFHHVAAEQGKAGLAAVDTKLEVAALQESVVKMGIASRAEIEDWFTAETLGVSGTLDLLDWCSLIDSRTELSRHLVVPNMQTGRLEPLLSQFTEEEERQMTRMLQRMDVLAKKANQVGVRLMVDAEQTYFQPAISRLTLEMQRRFNVERPLIFNTFQCYLRDAYDNVILDVELARREGWCFGAKLVRGAYMAQERARALEVGYEDPINPTYEATSAVYHRCLDYVLEELKHNARAAVMVASHNEDTVRFTLRRWVLYLLSHRGSSLVP; this is translated from the exons ATGGGTCTCAGGCGAACGTCGTGGATGCACCTTTCCGCCCTCTGTCGCCGCGCCCCGCTGTCTACCGCGCCGGCGGCCCGAGAGCAGCCCGCCGCGGGCCCGGGAGCCGAGCCCGTGTGCGGGCCGGCCGAAACCGCGCGGCCGCCGGTGCCCGCTGTGGACTTCGGCAACACGCAGGAGGCGTACCGGAGCCGGCGCAGCTGGGAGCTGGCGCGCAGCCTGTTGGTGCTGAGCCTCTGCGCCTCGCCCGCGCTGCTGGCGCGTCACGAGCAG ctGCTGCATCTTGCCAGGAAACTTCTGGGGCAAAGGTTGTTCAACACGCTGATGAAGATGACCTTCTACGGGCAGTTTGTGGCTGGCGAGGACCAGGAGTCCATCCGGCCCCTGATCCAGCACAACAGGGCCTTCGGCGTGGGCTCCATCCTGGACTACGGTGTGGAGGAGGACTTGACGCCTGAGGAGGCCGAGCGCACGGAGATGGA GTCCTGTTCCTCAGCCTTGGAGCGTGATGGCTGCG GTGTCAGTAAGAGGGAAAAGCAGTTCCAGGCGCACCGGGCCTTCGGGGACCGCAGGGACGGGGTCACCAGCGCCCGCACCTACTTCTATGCCAGCGAGGCCAAGTGTGACAGCCACATGGAGACCTTCCTGCATTGCATCGAGGCCTCAG GCGGAGCCAGCGAGGACGGCTTCTCAGCCATTAAGCTCACAGCTTTGGGGAGACCACAGTTTCTG CTGCAGTTCTCGGACGTGCTGACCAAGTGGAGACGCTTCTTCCACCACGTGGCTGCTGAGCAGGGCAAGGCTGGGCTGGCCGCTGTGGACACGAAGCTTGAGGTGGCCGCACTGCAG GAAAGCGTGGTCAAGATGGGCATCGCGTCCCGGGCGGAGATTGAGGACTGGTTCACTGCAGAGACGCTGGGAGTGTCTGG CACGCTGGACCTGCTGGACTGGTGCAGCCTCATTGACAGCAGGACTGAGCTCTCCAGGCACCTGGTGGTCCCCAACATGCAG ACGGGACGGCTGGAGCCCCTGCTGTCGCAgttcacagaggaggaggagcggCAGATGACACGCATGCTGCAGAGGATGGACGTGCTAGCCAAG AAAGCCAACCAGGTGGGCGTGCGGCTGATGGTGGATGCGGAGCAGACCTACTTCCAGCCAGCCATCAGCCGCCTGACGCTGGAGATGCAGCGCAGGTTCAACGTGGAGAGGCCGCTCATCTTCAACACGTTCCAGTGCTACCTCAGG GATGCCTATGACAACGTCATCCTGGATGTGGAGCTGGCTCGCCGGGAGGGCTGGTGTTTCGGGGCAAAGCTGGTGCGCGGTGCGTACATGGCCCAGGAGCGTGCCCGCGCACTGGAGGTGGGCTACGAGGACCCCATCAACCCCACGTACGAGGCCACCAGTGCTGTGTACCACAG GTGCCTGGACTATGTCCTGGAGGAGCTGAAGCACAACGCCAGGGCCgcggtgatggtggcctcacacaACGAGGACACCGTGCGCTTCACGCTGCGCAG
- the PRODH gene encoding proline dehydrogenase 1, mitochondrial isoform X6, producing the protein MGLRRTSWMHLSALCRRAPLSTAPAAREQPAAGPGAEPVCGPAETARPPVPAVDFGNTQEAYRSRRSWELARSLLVLSLCASPALLARHEQLLHLARKLLGQRLFNTLMKMTFYGQFVAGEDQESIRPLIQHNRAFGVGSILDYGVEEDLTPEEAERTEMESCSSALERDGCGVSKREKQFQAHRAFGDRRDGVTSARTYFYASEAKCDSHMETFLHCIEASGGASEDGFSAIKLTALGRPQFLLQFSDVLTKWRRFFHHVAAEQGKAGLAAVDTKLEVAALQESVVKMGIASRAEIEDWFTAETLGVSGTLDLLDWCSLIDSRTELSRHLVVPNMQTGRLEPLLSQFTEEEERQMTRMLQRMDVLAKKANQVGVRLMVDAEQTYFQPAISRLTLEMQRRFNVERPLIFNTFQCYLRVCARPPHAGGMPMTTSSWMWSWLAGRAGVSGQSWCAVRTWPRSVPAHWRWATRTPSTPRTRPPVLCTTGAWTMSWRS; encoded by the exons ATGGGTCTCAGGCGAACGTCGTGGATGCACCTTTCCGCCCTCTGTCGCCGCGCCCCGCTGTCTACCGCGCCGGCGGCCCGAGAGCAGCCCGCCGCGGGCCCGGGAGCCGAGCCCGTGTGCGGGCCGGCCGAAACCGCGCGGCCGCCGGTGCCCGCTGTGGACTTCGGCAACACGCAGGAGGCGTACCGGAGCCGGCGCAGCTGGGAGCTGGCGCGCAGCCTGTTGGTGCTGAGCCTCTGCGCCTCGCCCGCGCTGCTGGCGCGTCACGAGCAG ctGCTGCATCTTGCCAGGAAACTTCTGGGGCAAAGGTTGTTCAACACGCTGATGAAGATGACCTTCTACGGGCAGTTTGTGGCTGGCGAGGACCAGGAGTCCATCCGGCCCCTGATCCAGCACAACAGGGCCTTCGGCGTGGGCTCCATCCTGGACTACGGTGTGGAGGAGGACTTGACGCCTGAGGAGGCCGAGCGCACGGAGATGGA GTCCTGTTCCTCAGCCTTGGAGCGTGATGGCTGCG GTGTCAGTAAGAGGGAAAAGCAGTTCCAGGCGCACCGGGCCTTCGGGGACCGCAGGGACGGGGTCACCAGCGCCCGCACCTACTTCTATGCCAGCGAGGCCAAGTGTGACAGCCACATGGAGACCTTCCTGCATTGCATCGAGGCCTCAG GCGGAGCCAGCGAGGACGGCTTCTCAGCCATTAAGCTCACAGCTTTGGGGAGACCACAGTTTCTG CTGCAGTTCTCGGACGTGCTGACCAAGTGGAGACGCTTCTTCCACCACGTGGCTGCTGAGCAGGGCAAGGCTGGGCTGGCCGCTGTGGACACGAAGCTTGAGGTGGCCGCACTGCAG GAAAGCGTGGTCAAGATGGGCATCGCGTCCCGGGCGGAGATTGAGGACTGGTTCACTGCAGAGACGCTGGGAGTGTCTGG CACGCTGGACCTGCTGGACTGGTGCAGCCTCATTGACAGCAGGACTGAGCTCTCCAGGCACCTGGTGGTCCCCAACATGCAG ACGGGACGGCTGGAGCCCCTGCTGTCGCAgttcacagaggaggaggagcggCAGATGACACGCATGCTGCAGAGGATGGACGTGCTAGCCAAG AAAGCCAACCAGGTGGGCGTGCGGCTGATGGTGGATGCGGAGCAGACCTACTTCCAGCCAGCCATCAGCCGCCTGACGCTGGAGATGCAGCGCAGGTTCAACGTGGAGAGGCCGCTCATCTTCAACACGTTCCAGTGCTACCTCAGGGTGTGCGCCCGCCCGCCCCACGCTGGGGG GATGCCTATGACAACGTCATCCTGGATGTGGAGCTGGCTCGCCGGGAGGGCTGGTGTTTCGGGGCAAAGCTGGTGCGCGGTGCGTACATGGCCCAGGAGCGTGCCCGCGCACTGGAGGTGGGCTACGAGGACCCCATCAACCCCACGTACGAGGCCACCAGTGCTGTGTACCACAG GTGCCTGGACTATGTCCTGGAGGAGCTGA